From the genome of Hydrogenovibrio kuenenii DSM 12350:
CGACAGGTATCCTTCGCTCAAGGATTTCCGAAATTGATCAAATTTCATCTTGAAACATAACATTTAGTATAAGGCAATATCGCCAGGTTATTTTGTACTGCAATTGTTTTCATGTTTGCTTTTTGCATATCATGAGCCCTGTAATATTTGTAAGTTATACGACCTTCCAAATTAAAAGTACCATTTTTTTAAAACTAAACATCAACAAAATAAAAAACCCGCACAAAGGCGGGTTCCATTTAATTACTCAGTGAGATTTTTTCTTCTTGGGTGGCATTAGGTCCGTAATCGTCCCTTCCGCCATTTCCGCTGCGAAACAGATGGTTTCACTAAGCGTTGGATGCGGATGGATGGTTAGACCAATATCCTGCATGTCTGCGCCCATTTCGATGGCAAGCATAGCTTCTGCTATCAACTCACCGGCATTAGGCCCGACAATACCGCAACCTAATAAACGATGCGTTTCTGCACAGAATAGTGCTTTGGTCATACCTTCATCACGCCCTAAGCTTAAGCTACGGCCTGAAGCCGCCCAAGGGAAAGCACCTTTTTCGTACGCGATACCTTGATCTTTAAGCTCTTGCTCAGTTTTACCTGCCCAAGCCACTTCTGGATCGGTATAGGCAACCGATGGAATGCTCATAGGCGTAAATGCACTTGGCATACCTGAGATAACTTCTGCGGCAACTTTACCTTCGTGAACGGCTTTGTGCGCCAACATAGGTTGACCGACAATATCACCAATCGCGTAGATATGATCTACATTAGTTTTTTGACGTTCATCCACTTCAATGAAGCCCCAGTCGTCAACTGCAACACCGGCTTTTTCGGCATCTATCAGTTTACCGTTAGGCGCACGCCCTACAGCAACCAAGATACGGTCAAAGGTATCAGTTTCTGGACAATCTTTGCCTTCAAAAGTAACGACCAAGCCTTTTTTAGTGGCTTCAACATTGGTGACTTTTGATTTCAGGAAGATGTTTTCGTATTTCTTCTGAATCTTTTTCAGCAATGGTTTTGAGATATCTTTGTCGGCACCTGGAATAATGGTATCACCCAACTCAACCACGGTGATGCTTGCGCCCAGTGAGTCGTAAACTTGCGCCATCTCTAGACCGATAATACCACCACCGATAACGAGCATACGTTTTGGTATTTCTTCTAACTCTAGAGCGTCAGTTGAGTCCATAACACGTGGGTCATCATGTGGGATGAAAGGCAGCTTCACCACGCGAGAACCGGCAGCGATAATGGCTTTTTCAAATGCGATGGTTTTAGTCGTGCCATCCGCAGCTTCTACGGTAACGGTATTAGCTGAGCTGAATTTTCCGTAGCCATGAACCACTTCAACTTTACGTGCTTTTGCAAGACCTGATAGCCCACCAGTCAATTTACCGATAACGCCATCCTTGAATTCGCGCATTTTATTGATGTCGATTTTAGGCTCGGCAAAAGTAATACCGTGTGCGCCCATTTCACGTGTTTCGTTCAACACGACTGACATGTGCAACAACGCTTTTGAAGGAATACACCCTACGTTCAAACACACACCACCGATGTTCTCATAACGCTCGATCATGATGATTTTTTTGCCAAGATCGGCCGCACGGAATGCAGCGGTGTAACCACCAGGACCAGAACCTAATACCAATACTTCACACTGCATATCCGCAGGTGGAAGGTCGGCAGAAGAAACAGGAGCTGGAGTATTTTGGGGTGCTTCTTGCTTAGGTGTTTCTTGAGCTGGTTCTGCTTTTTCTGGTGCAGCAGAGGCGGCAACACTTTCTTCTACGTTTGCGGCAACAGTATCGCTACTGGCGATTTCCATTTGCCCGACAATTGAACCTTCGGAAACCTTGTCACCTACTGCGGCAGAGAAAGAAACGATCTTACCTGCGAAAGGCGCTGGAATTTCCATGGTTGCCTTGTCTGATTCCAATGTCATTAAAGAATCGTCTTGCGCAACTTCTTGCCCGGCTTCAACCAAAACTTCGATTACATCGACTTCAGC
Proteins encoded in this window:
- the lpdA gene encoding dihydrolipoyl dehydrogenase, which translates into the protein MSKVVDITIPDIGDFAEVDVIEVLVEAGQEVAQDDSLMTLESDKATMEIPAPFAGKIVSFSAAVGDKVSEGSIVGQMEIASSDTVAANVEESVAASAAPEKAEPAQETPKQEAPQNTPAPVSSADLPPADMQCEVLVLGSGPGGYTAAFRAADLGKKIIMIERYENIGGVCLNVGCIPSKALLHMSVVLNETREMGAHGITFAEPKIDINKMREFKDGVIGKLTGGLSGLAKARKVEVVHGYGKFSSANTVTVEAADGTTKTIAFEKAIIAAGSRVVKLPFIPHDDPRVMDSTDALELEEIPKRMLVIGGGIIGLEMAQVYDSLGASITVVELGDTIIPGADKDISKPLLKKIQKKYENIFLKSKVTNVEATKKGLVVTFEGKDCPETDTFDRILVAVGRAPNGKLIDAEKAGVAVDDWGFIEVDERQKTNVDHIYAIGDIVGQPMLAHKAVHEGKVAAEVISGMPSAFTPMSIPSVAYTDPEVAWAGKTEQELKDQGIAYEKGAFPWAASGRSLSLGRDEGMTKALFCAETHRLLGCGIVGPNAGELIAEAMLAIEMGADMQDIGLTIHPHPTLSETICFAAEMAEGTITDLMPPKKKKSH